A portion of the Sabethes cyaneus chromosome 3, idSabCyanKW18_F2, whole genome shotgun sequence genome contains these proteins:
- the LOC128744200 gene encoding cytochrome P450 6a2-like, protein MLFYLILLAVSLGFYVVGRRYAYWKNRNVPYVEPSFPFGNLSGMSKRHMALLAQDSYRQLKDCGKKFGGIFFFINPVALILDLDFAKDVFIKDFQYFHDRGVYSNEKADPITTHLVSMEGIKWKNLRTKLTPTFTTGKMKMMFPTITAVAEEFRKCMLVEAQNGGEVEMKEFLSRFTTDVIGTCAFGLECNSLKDPEAKFRQMGKKALTMTPMGFIRRIFSVTFRDLSRALGVRISDPEVSDFFMNAVRETIEYRERNKINRNDFMDLLIKLKNAESIDENNTEQLGRLTFNEIAAQAFVFFLAGFETSSTAMSYCLYELAQNQELQDKARSNVESVLAKYDGAMTYEAVHEMRSIENCINESLRKYPPIPNILRDTTKDYHVSGMNVTLEKGNRVLLPVYAIHHDARYYPDPERFDPERFSPEQTAQRHSMAFLPFGEGPRVCIGMRFGMMQARVGLAYLLQNFRFKLSPKTPRELQLNASSSVLASQGGLWLHIETL, encoded by the exons ATGttgttttatttgattttgctggccgTCTCGCTTGGCTTCTACGTCGTGGGAAGAAGGTACGCTTACTGGAAGAATCGAAATGTGCCGTACGTGGAGCCTAGCTTTCCGTTCGGAAACCTGTCGGGGATGAGTAAGCGCCATATGGCACTGTTGGCACAAGATTCGTACCGGCAGCTGAAGGATTGTGGAAAGAAATTTGGcggaatatttttcttcatcaaTCCGGTGGCTctcatcttggatttggacttcgcGAAGGATGTGTTCATTaaagattttcaatattttcacgaTCGAGGAGTTTACAGCAATGAAAAGGCCGACCCCATCACGACTCATCTGGTGTCTAtggaaggaatcaagtggaagaATTTGCGCACTAAACTAACTCCGACTTTTACTACCGGTAAAATGAAAATGATGTTCCCCACAATAACCGCGGTTGCCGAAGAATTCCGCAAATGTATGCTGGTTGAAGCCCAGAATGGCGGAGAGGTGGAGATGAAAGAATTCTTATCGAGATTTACTACCGATGTTATTGGAACTTGCGCGTTCGGTTTAGAGTGCAATAGTCTGAAGGATCCGGAGGCCAAATTTAGACAAATGGGAAAGAAAGCGTTGACCATGACACCGATGGGATTCATACGACGTATTTTTAGCGTCACTTTTAGGGATTTGTCTAGGGCGCTGGGCGTCCGTATCTCCGACCCAGAAGTATCGGATTTCTTTATGAATGCAGTGCGCGAAACGATTGAATATCGCgagcgtaataaaattaatCGAAATGATTTTATGGATCTGCTGATAAAGCTAAAAAATGCTGAATCCATCGACGAAAACAATACGGAGCAGTTGGGAAGATTAACGTTTAATGAAATCGCTGCCCAAGCATTTGTGTTCTTCCTGGCAGGATTTGAGACGTCCTCCACTGCGATGTCCTATTGTCTGTATGAATTGGCACAGAACCAGGAATTGCAGGACAAAGCCCGAAGCAATGTGGAAAGTGTTCTGGCCAAATATGACGGTGCTATGACTTATGAGGCTGTTCACGAAATGAGATCTATCGAAAATTGCATAAATG AATCACTTCGCAAGTATCCACCAATACCGAACATTCTTCGCGACACCACCAAAGACTACCACGTTTCGGGTATGAATGTTACTCTGGAAAAAGGTAACCGCGTACTGCTGCCGGTTTACGCAATTCATCACGACGCCCGCTACTATCCGGACCCGGAACGGTTTGATCCGGAGCGCTTCAGCCCGGAACAGACGGCCCAACGCCACTCGATGGCATTCCTTCCGTTCGGTGAAGGACCACGTGTTTGCATCGGTATGCGCTTCGGAATGATGCAGGCACGGGTTGGATTGGCATATTTGCTGCAAAATTTCCGCTTCAAACTGTCCCCGAAAACACCACGGGAACTGCAACTGAACGCATCCAGTTCCGTGCTGGCCTCCCAGGGAGGACTTTGGCTACATATTGAGACGCTGTGA